CCCGAAATCCCGGTCAACGTCTGGGACCTCGGCCTGATTTACGACATCGATGTAAACGCTCAAAGCGGCGCCATCCTCGTCAAGATGTCCCTGACTTCGCAATCCTGCCCTTCGGCCCAGCAGATCCCCAACCAGCTCCGGCAGCAAATCGCGCAGGACTGCAAGACCGACGAAGTGGAAGTCGAAGTCGTCTTTGAGCCGGCATGGACGCCGGAACGCATCAGC
The Verrucomicrobiia bacterium genome window above contains:
- a CDS encoding metal-sulfur cluster assembly factor, giving the protein MIATKDQVIAACKKCFDPEIPVNVWDLGLIYDIDVNAQSGAILVKMSLTSQSCPSAQQIPNQLRQQIAQDCKTDEVEVEVVFEPAWTPERISEEGKKKLGIEDA